In the Cohaesibacter gelatinilyticus genome, CGAAAAAGAAAAACGCTATTCTGAATTGCGAGATCTGAAGGATGGGCGCCGTCTTTCCTGTTCGGCTCAAGTTCAGGGCGATCTGATGGTGGATGTACCTCAGGATGTTCAGATCAATGCCCAAGTGGTTCGCAAGCGTGCAGAAGTCCTGCATATCAAGCCGGATCCCTCCACCCGTCTGATTACCGTATCCGTTGAGGAGCCGGATATGCATAAAGGGGAAAGTGACGCCAGTCGTCTGTTGCAAGCGCTTCGCCAACAGGCGGATCTGAGGCATTTGACGCTCGATCCATCTCTTTTTGCCAAATTGCAGACTTGTCTTCGAGAAGGAAAATGGCAGGTCACTGCAGCCATTCATCAGGACCGAGAAACTGATCCTGCCAGTGTGATTGCCTTATGGCCTGGTAAGCGACCACGTGGTTATGGCATTGCCATTGATATCGGCTCGACAACCATTGCGGCTCACTTGTGCGACTTGAGTAATGGGCGCGCCGTTGCTTCATCAGGAACTGCCAATCCTCAAATCCGCTTTGGCGAAGATTTGATGTCGCGCGTCTCTTATATCCAGATGAATCCCGGCCGCCTACCGGATCTGGTCAAGGCTGTGCGGGATGCCGTCAATGTTCTGATCACAAAGCTGGCAGGACAAATTGGACTTGCACCACAAGATATTCTGGAAGCAGTGATCGTCGCCAATCCGGTTATGCATCACATTTTTCTTGGCATAGACCCAGTTGAACTGGGTGGCGCTCCCTTTGCCCTATCCATCTCCGAAGCCCAGAATATTGCAGCACGAGATCTTTCTCTATCTCTGCATCCAGCGGGACGTGTTTATGTCTTGCCGTGTATCGCCGGGCATGTCGGTGCGGATGCAGCTGCCGTGGCATTGACTGAAGTCCCCTACCAATCGGATGAAACCCAACTGATCATCGATGTGGGAACCAATGCCGAAATTCTGCTTGGCAACAAAGATCGGTTGCTGGCGGCTTCTTCGCCTACGGGTCCTGCCTTTGAGGGGGCGGAGATTTCTTGCGGGCAACGTGCTGCGCCGGGTGCGATAGAGCGGGTCCGTATCGATCGTCAAACCCTGGAACCGCGCATCAAGGTGATCGGCATTGATCACTGGTCGGATGAACCTGAATTTCTTGAAGAAATTGATAAGGTTGGGGTAACTGGTATTTGCGGTTCCGGTATTGTGGAGGTTATTGCCGAGATGTATCTGAGCGGCATTCTTTCCAGCGATGGTGTTATCCAGCCGCATATGGCAGAGCGTAGTGATCGAATCGAGGCGGATGGACGGACCCATCAATATTGTCTCTGGGATGGAGCAGTGCCGCTGACAATCAAGCAAACCGATGTTCGGGCCATCCAGTTGGCCAAAGCAGCTCTTTATGCAGGGGCAAAATTGCTGATGGAAAAACTTGGCGTCACCCAGCTTGATCGCATCAAACTGGCAGGTGCCTTTGGTTCCTTCATAGATCCTGATTATGCCATGATCCTGGGCCTCATTCCCGATTGTTCACTGCAAGTGGTATCAGGCGTTGGCAATGCTGCAGGGACAGGCGCGCACAAGGCTTTGATCAGTCGAACTGCCAGACGGGAAATTGAGCAGGCGGTTCATGACATTGAAAAGGTGGAGACCGCAGTGGAAGCCAAGTTCCAGGAACATTTCATTGATGCAATGGCCTTCCCTAACAAGGTCGATCCATTTCCTCTGCTCAGATCTCAAAGAGAATTACCTGCTTTCGAAGCTATGACGCAGGAAAACAGCAACAAGCCCCGCCGCCGGGGTGGCAGAAGGGCTCGTGGTCGTGCTTCTTAATTCATTGGGCGTGCGCAACATTTGGTGCCTGATTAAAAGTCTCTAAATGAGACTTTTAGCTGCGGCGTCTGCGTCCGCCACGACGGTTTCGTGCAATATCTTCATCGTCGCGTGGTGGCGATACAAGGTGGCCGATTTCACTTTCAATCGCTTCGCGCGTTGGACGTTCGCCCCGCACATGGCTATCCATGGCCTCACGCATTGCTGCCAGATGATGCGGAGATGTGCCGCAGCAGCCGCCGACGATTGAGGCCCCAGCATCCAGCGCCATATGCATATATTTGCCCATCAGATCTGGCGTGCCGGTATAAACGACCTTATCGCCCTGAATCTCGGGAATACCGCAATTGGCTTTGGCAATGACAATAGCTTCTGGATAAGCCTCGGTGAGTGAGAGGATCGCTACCAGCAAATCGGATGCGCCAACACCGCAATTTGAGCCAATGGCTGCAGGCTTATGGCCAATTTCCTCTTCGATCTTATCCGCAAGGTCACCAAGACCTTTAGGCGGCAAACCCATCATGGTTTTGCCCGCGCTGTCGAAACTCGCGGTGACAGTGAAAGGAAGGCCGACACCGGCGCAAGCTTCAGCCGCCGCTCTGATTTCATCAGGTGACGACATTGTTTCGATCCAGAGCAGATCAACGTCGGCATCTTTCAATGCCTGTGCTTGTTCGCGGAAACTATCAACCGCGTCTTCATGGGTGAGATCACCCATTGGTTGGAACAATTCTCCGGTTGGGCCAATGGAACCCGCAACAAGAACGTCTCGATCTTTAACGCTCTGGGCAACCTCGCGGGCGAGCTCGACAGCCAACTTGTTCCACTTGCTCACATTGCCCTGAAAGTGATGCAGCTTTAGCCGATGGCGATTGCAGCCAAATGTATTGGTCAGGATGATATCGGAGCCCGCATCCACAAAACTCTGATGCAGAGCTCGGATTTTATCCGGCTGGGTTTCATTCCATTCTTCTGGTGGCCATCCGGATTCCAGCCCTACGGGGAAGAGATTGGTGCCGGTTGCCCCATCCGCCAGCAACGCTCCTTTTTGGGAAATCAGCTCTTTAAGCCTATTCAGCTTGGCATTATCAACCGCCATGGGGACAGTCCTTCCTTCAGTCAAATCCAGTCTGTAGCTAATAGGGATGGGGCCGGTAATAACGATATCAATTGCGACATGCTCTGGAGCAAATGCGACATCGGTAATTCATTTGCCCTGTCAGCATCTGATACAAAAGAAAAAGACCCTGCTATACAGGGCCTTCATCCAGCTTGCTCACCATTTATTCAAAGCATCAACGCTCTATCAGCTCCGCAATCTTTCGTTGGTTGGATCGAACGGAGAATCTCCGATGATGGTGGCACGATGGCGATTGCCGAGAATTTCAATCTCGAATTCTTCTCCTTCACCAGACATTGCAGGAGGAACCATAGCCAATGCCAGGCTTTTTTCGAGACGCCAGCCATAGCCGCCAGATGTGGCACGGCCGATCATTTCACCATCTTTATAAATGGCTTCGGAACCACGCGCATCCGCATCGGTGACATCATGAACTTCCATCGTGACCAGCTGCCATTTGCGTCCCGCATCTTCGCGAGCCTGTAGACCTGCCTTGCCACGATAATCATTTTTCTTGTTATTGATGAAGCGATCCAGACCACTCTCCAACGCGCTATATTCAATGGACAATTCTCGTGCGATGAATTTGTAGGTCTTCTCAAGACGCATGGAATCCATGGCACGAATGCCATATGGCTTCAGACCATGCTCGGCACCCGCTTCCATCAATGCATCAAAGATTGCATTCTGTTGTTCGATTGGGTGATGCAGCTCCCAACCAAGTTCACCGACAAAGTTTACCCGGACCGCCATTGCAGAAGCACGTGCAATGCTGATCGGCTGGCCGGTGAGCCAAGGGAAGGTCTCATTTGAGAGATCTGTATCAGTTACCTTCTGCAAGATTTGACGGGCTTTCGGACCGGTCAGAACTAGCACACCATATTTGGTCGTGACCAGTTCCATTGAAACCGAACCGTCATTTGGTAGCAGTTTCTGTAGATAGTCATAATCATGGCGCTCCAGTGCACCAGCAAAGACCAGATAATAGCTCTGATCGCCAGTTTTCAGAACCGAGAATTCCGACAATACACCACCGCTCTCACTGAGCAGATAGGACAGGATGATACGGCCGGACTTCAAAGGCATCTTGTTGGTGGTGATGGCGTTTAGCCATGTTTCAGCACCGGGGCCTTTCACTTCAACCTTTGCAAAGGCAGTCAGATCCAGAAGACCTGCATTCTGCGTGGTATTTTTGACTTCATTGCCGACATGCTCGAAGTAATTGGAGCGGCGGAACGAGTATTTCTCGACAATCCGGCCATCTTCAAATGCAGGAGAGTGGTTTTCTTTCAAAAGAACGTCTGGCAGGTTCAAATCCGCTTCGCTCAGCTCATAGCCTTCTGGCGCAAACCAGTTCGGACGCTCCCAGCCATAGACAGATCCGAAGACGGCGCCAAGAGCCTTCATGCGGCTATAACAAGGAGAGGTTTTAAGAGGGCGAGCCGCAGCGCGCTCTTCATCAGGATAGTGAACTGTGAAGACAGCTGCATAAGCCTCTTCGCACTTTTCCTTCAGATATCCACGACTTGCATAAGGGCCAAACCGACGTGGGTCTACGCCCATCATATCAATGGAAGGCTCGCCTTCGACCATCCATTCAGCCAACTGCCAGCCAGCGCCACCGGCCGCGGTGATGCCGAAGGAATGACCTTCATTCAGCCATACATTCTTCTTGTTCCAAGCCGGGCCGATGATTGGGCTGCCATCAGGGGTGTAGGCAATTGCACCATTATAAACCTGCTTGATGCCCACTTCACCGAAGGCTGGAACGCGCTCGATAGCGGTCTCGATATATGGCATCAAACGATCGAGATCTTCCTGGAAGAGCTCATATTCTGATTCATCCGATGGGCCATCAACATAACAAGCAGGCGCACCAATTTCGTAAGGGCCAAGCAGAAGGCCACCATTTTCTTCGCGCATATACCATGAACTGTCAGATTCACGCAGGACGCCCATTTCTGGCAGACCTTTTTCGCGCAACTCACGAATGGCGTCATGAGGCTCGGTAACAATATATTGGTGCTCAACAGGCAGAACCGGAATGTCGAGGCCTAGCATCGCACCGGTTTTGCGAGCGAAGGAACCGGTACAGCAGACAATATGCTCACAAGTGATATCACCCTTGTCTGTCTTGACCACATATTCGCCATTTGGTTTTTCATCGACACCAAGTACACTGGTATAGCGATAGATTTCCGCTCCGCCAGCACGCGCGCCTTTGGCGAAAGCCTGGGTTAGATCGGCAGGCTGCACATAACCATCATCAGGATGCTGAATAGCACCGATAATACCTTCCGGATTGTAAAGTGGCCAGATATCGGAGACTTCTTCGGGTGTGAGGAAATTCACGTCAACACCGATGGTCTTAGCGACGCCGGCATAATACTTATACTCATCCAGACGATCTTGCGTGCGGGCAAGGCGGATATTGGAGACCTTGCGCAAGCCAACATTCTGACCAGTCTCGGCTTCAATGGAATTGTACAAATCAACAGAATAACGATGGATTTGGCCGACAGAATAACTGAGATTGAACAGCGGCAATAGCCCGGCAGCATGCCAGGTTGAACCTGATGTCAGCTCCTTGCGTTCGATCAGAACGACATCATCCCAACCTTTTTTGACCAGATGATAGAGTGTGGAAGCGCCAACAACGCCTCCACCAATGACGACTACACGTGCGTGCGATTTCATGCCAATCCTCCCGCATGATCAAGGCACCCTGTTCTCGCCATTCCTTCTGAGCAAGTCCGAATGAAAAAAGGGGCCTGTTCTGTCTTTCTTTTCAAGATTAGAAATCTTTCATCCAAACAAGAGGTTTTGGAGCGACAGGAAATATCGTGATATCGCCATAGAGCAGATAAATCATGCATAATTTGGGAAATGCCATGGCCTTGTTTTTGTTTGATCCAAAGAAGAGATCTCTCCGTTTCGACCCAAATGTCGTTTTTGAACCGATTGAAGACGCAAACAAGGCGTGATCAAAAAGCACAGAACGGCAGAGTGGATAGACAGCTTGTTTTTGCCACCCTTGCATAATCAACAAATTGACAGCGATGGTGCGCAAAGATCGAAACATGCCAGATGACAAGATAAGTAAGAATGGGAGAGAGCTATGGCCGATGGGGATGCCCGTGGAGCAAGACGGAGTGCTCGAGGAGGAGGACGTGCCGCAAGAAGACAGGCACGGGGTGCTTCTGTTTCCAGCGTTGCAGCGCCAAGTTATCTGAAGCGGCAGATTCCTCTGGTCGAATATCTTACCGAGGAAGGCCTGAATAAAATCGAGGCTCAAGCCGATCGCATGCTGGCGGAAATAGGTCTGGAATTTCGTGAAGATCCGGAGGTGTTGGAGATCTGGCGCACTGCAGGAGCAGAAGTAGAAGGAGAGCGGGTTCGTTTTCCAAAAGGAATGCTTCGTGAATTGATCAAGACTGCTCCGTCCGAATTCACGCAATATGCTCGCAATCGCGAGCGTTCGGTTCAGATTGGTGGCAACAATACTGTCTTTGCTCCGGTTTATGGCCCCCCTTTTGTTATAGATCTGGATAAGGGCCGCCGCTATGGCACCATTGAAGATTTCCAGAATTTCGTAAAACTGGCCTACCAGTCTCCGCACCTGCATCATTCAGGTGGCACAGTTTGCGAACCGGTAGATATTGCGGTCAATAAACGCCATTTTGATATGGTTTATGCGCACCTGAAATATTCAGACAAACCATTCATGGGATCAGTCACAGCTCCGGAACGGGCCGAGGATTCCGTGGCGATGGCTCGATTGGCCTTTGGTGAGGAATTTGTCGATCAGAACTGTGTCATGATCCAGCTGATCAACGCCAATTCTCCGCTTGTCTTTGATGCGACCATGCTGGGTGCTTTGAAAGTTTATGCTCGCGCCAATCAGGCCTGTATCGTATCACCTTTCATTCTGGCAGGAGCCATGAGCCCGGTTACCGTGGCTGGTACCTTGTCCCAAGTCTATTGTGAAGGGCTTGCTGCTGCTGCATTGACCCAGCTGATCCGCCCCGGTGCGCCAGTTGTTTTTGGTGCTTTTGTGTCTTCCATCTCCATGCAATCCGGCGCACCGACTTTCGGATCTCCAGAGGGCTCATTGTTGCTTTCTGGCGCCGCTCAAATTGCCCGTCGTCTTGGTTTGCCATTCCGCTCCGGTGGGTCTTTCACAGCCTCAAAAGTGCCTGACGCACAAGCGGCTCAGGAAAGCGCCCATACCATTTTGGCCACCGTGCAATCTGGTGTTAACTTCTGCCTGCACTCTGCTGGTTGGCTGGAAGGTGGACTTTGCTCCTCTTATGAGAAGCTGGTCATGGATGCAGATCAACTGGGCATGATGCATGTACTTGCAAAGGGCATCGATCTCAGTGATGAGGCCCTTGCATGGGATGCTTTCAATGAAGTGGGACCAGGCGGCCATTTCCTGGGCGCAGAACACACTCAGCGCAACTTTGAGACCGCTTTCTATCGTTCAACTATTGCTGACAACAATTCGTTCGAGCAATGGGAAAGTGACGGCAAGCTGGATGCTGCCTCGCGCGCAAACAAGCAATGGAAAGAAATGTTGGCCAATTACCAGCCACCTGAGCTTGATGTGGCAATTGATGATGCTCTGCAGGATTTCATTACCCGACGTAAATCGGAATTTCCGGACAGCAATGTCTAAAGCATGTTCCCGCAAATATCAGGGCAGTTGTACAACTGCCCTGATTTGATCTTGTGGTTCATTCTTCCGGATTCACGATGTTGGAGGTAGACTCTGGCTCCTCGTCCAGTTTGCCCTCTTCCTGTACTTCTTCATCTTGAGGTTCCGCTTCCCATTCATTGGGTACAACCACATATTTGTCTTCTTCGCTCAACAATTCAGGCGTCACGATACCGCCAACCGCAGCAGAGGTTGCCGCCAGATCGAAGCCTTCCTTGTCTTCGATCTGGATTGCATCCTTGCGAACAATACGTTGGACCAGATAGAGGCAAAGCAATGCGAGCATGACGGCAGGGAAGAGAAACAGGGCGTCCGGCCCGAAATAACTCATCATGATTGAAGTAATGAAAGGGCCCAATGTTGAGCCAATACCAAAGGCGACCAGCAGGCCAGCAGCCATTTTTACATATCCTTCGGTCTCGGCATGGTCATATCCATGAGCTGCAGCCAGAGAATAGGCGGGCTGTACCATCGCACCAATGAACCCACCCATCAGCAACAAAAGCATGAAGGGAGCTTTATCAAAGCTTGAAATCAGCAATGACCCCAGAATACCAAAGATGCTGATGATAAGCAGGACTATACGGCGATCAAAACGATCGGAAATTCTGCCGATGGGCCATTGACCGATCATTCCGCCAATCACAAAAACAGCAGCAAAAACCGGAGCCTGCGATAAAGTTTCGTAGCCCTTGTCGACCGCATAGATCGCAGCAAATGAAATATGCGAGCCTTGCACGCTCCCAACAAGAAGCGCGGCGACAATGGCAGCGGGAGCTGTGCGAAAAACCTTGAACAGTTCCAGTTTGACCACAGCAATGGGTGCTGGTTGTGCCGCCTTTGTCATGGCAACGGGCATTACGGCAACCGAGATAATGATGGAAGCGATGGCAAACAGGAAGAAATTTTCGGGATCACTCAGCGTGGCCAGCAGCTGACCTGTCGTGAAGGCCGCATAATTGACCACGATATAGATCGACATGATCAAGCCACGATTGGTATTGTCGGCAAATTCATTCAACCAGCTTTCGATGATCAGATAAAGTCCGGCAACGCAAAAGCCTGTTGTGAAACGAAACAGGATCCAGGCATATTGATCTGCGAGAAGTGGATGCAAGAGAGCCGCCGCTGACATGGATGATACCATGACTGCAAATCCGCGAATATGGCCTGCTCGCACAACCAGATGAGGTGAGATAATTCCGCCCATGACGAAACCGGCAAAATAGGCCGAGGCAGCCAAGCCAATGGACAGATCAGGAAATTCCATGACCTTTGAGGCCAGAGGAATGATGGTGGATTGCAGTCCGTGTCCGATCAGCAAAAGGACAACAGAGAAGAGCAATGAGGCAACGGGCGCGACAGCTTGAACCATGGCGACGACTCATGAAAATGGCACATCAATCAGAGGTGCGAAAACCGAAAAAATAGAGTGAGCGGATCAAGGTGAGATCTGTCACATAGCCAAATATACAAGGATATGGACGCACGACATCACATTGCCGAACCTTCAATCTAGCGACAGATCATCCAAAAGATCATTCTGATCCCGACACCAAATATTGGGATTAAGACGCAAGTCCAGATCCCGGGTTGCCAATGATCCTTTCGCCAGCCAGGAAATTTGAAGTCACATCCAATCTGGTTTGAGATTTGGCAGCTTGCCTGATATTGCCGCCTCTACACATTTGATCAGGCTGGCAAGTTTGAAAGCACGTCCGGTGAGTCCGGGACCATAGTGAGCGTATTTGGCGGAGTTGGTCAGAATGGTGTGTGCAGATGGGGGGATGACAGGTTCACCAATCATGCACCAGCAGGTATCGGTCACGATCTTTGCTCCAAAAGCCTCAATCTTGGCCAGATGGCCTGCATCTGCCGCTTTCTTTACCATCACGCGACTGGATGTGATAACCATCTCCACCGCTTCAGCCTTGCTTTTACCCTCGCAAAGACTGGCAAGTCTTGCGAACTCGCTCAAGGAAAAATGGGGATTACCGAGGGAGACAAAATCCACTGTCTCATTTTCAGCTTTATTGAGCACTTGCCAACTTTCGATCAGATCTTCTGTTCCAAGTACACAATGCTCAATTTCTTCGTGTAAACTCATGGCGCTTGCAAGGTCGGGTGCATCAGGCGTTACGCCAACGATATGAAACATGGGTGCGCTGGAGATTGTTGCAAATGCAGCGCCAAACGCTTTCAGATCATCATGGTCGGGTGACAAATGCGCCATTCCCTCTACAGCCGCTACCCGGTTTCCAGCCAGTTTGCCAACCTGATATCCAAGCAAGGGATAGAGATCATCATCAATAGTTTTGGAAACCGCTTTAAAGCTCACATGCAATGTGGCTTTGCGATTATGCTCAATATGAGCACCCGCAGCGGGGGCACGACCAGTCAGCGCGATACAAACATCCAGAAAGTCCGGATATTTCATTGTACGAGCGCCAAGCACACTATTGGCGAATACCACGGCGTTCGATTCCGCCCAGGCAATCTGATCTCCCTGTTTTGGAGCACTATCCAGTAAATAAGGAGCACAAGTATAACTTGGTTGAGCTCCCATATCAGTATAGGCATCGGCCAGGGCGCTGGCTTGTTCCCCAAATTCGCTTGGCACGCCTTGATCACGCCAACGGCGATAATCGACGGAAATGGAATTCAGAGTTGTCGGAACAGCGACTTTCCCTCCCATTCGCCGCAACTCCTGAGCAAAAACCAGGGACGCCTCACCCGTATAGACGCAGCCGTCAATATGAACCTGTTTTACATCCATCAGCTTTGTAGCCCCAACCAACTGCGCCATCTGCAGGGTGATTTTCATGGCCACTTGTGCCGCCTGTCCGTGTTCTCCATCCAATATGGCCTGATCCAGATCGCTGAGTTCCATGGAAACCAGTTTTGGTTGGGGAGCCGTATCCGCTATCACATTATCATCCAAAGCCTGGTCACCAATGATGACCTGACCATCTGCAACAAGCGCGTGTTTTTTTTGCAAGGCGTGTTGGAAATCAGGACCATCCAGCATTACAACAGGAATGGATCGATTGAATATCTCACGCGCAATCAAAACACCCAGTGTGATTATATCATCCGGTCTGGACACCAGAATTGCTTCAGGTCCCTTGCCATTCACCAGCATTTGCAAGATCACACCGCTGCCAGAGCAGGACCCACGGCCACCTGGCAATGCCAGAACCCTGCCTTCAAGCAATTGACCACTTAACGGATGATGGCGATCGATTACCTCACCCTTGATCGGATCCACACCTCCCCAAAAGCTCAATTCTGTATCTGTCGCAAGGATTTCTCCCGTTGATGTTCCAGACACGAATGGCTGTCCAAATAGTGTTTGAATTGGAGAATTGGTCATGGTCACTTTCCAAAGCAAGGTCAAGATTTGAAGGATCGCGCTATCCGGGTTTGATTAAATATCGATACCTCGCCCAGGTCAAAAAAAGCTTGTCACTTCTTCAATTAAAATTATGCACTTGTATAAATTTATGCGTTTGTATAATTTACTGATCATGAAATACTATTTTTTGCCTGTCAATGGAGAGATCCCATGAGCAGACGCTCCTACACCTTCACCCATGCGATAACCCGCAAACCCGGGTCATCCATCACAGATGGCCTCAGAGCAGTTGATACAGGTAGTCCAAGCCTGCAAATTTTCCTGCAACATCACGCTGAGTATGTAGCCGCACTGAAATCAACCGGTGCCTGTGTCACCGAATTGGAAGCTCATGAAGATTTTCCGGATTCGGTATTTGTTGAGGATGCTGCGCTTTGCTTGCCAGAGGGTGCTATTGCCATGCGGCCAGGCACCCCCAGCCGACTTGGCGAAGCTGCTGAAATGAAGCCAATTCTCAAAGAATTCTATGGCAGAGTGCTTTCCATTGAAGGGCCTGGTTTTATCGATGGTGGCGATATTCTGACCACCGAGAGGGAAATTCTGGTTGGCACATCGGCAAGGACTGATTGTCGAGGAATTGAAGAACTGCGTGATCTGGTAAAAACCTGGGGCTACAGCGTACGCGAAGTAAAAACGCCGAAAGGGGTTCTGCATTTCAAAACCGACTGCTCTCTGCTGGATGAGGAAACAATCCTGTCTACAAAACGTCTTGATGCATCAGGTTGTTTTGAAGGCTACAGAATATTGCATACCGCAGAAGGTGAAGAAGCCTGTGCCAATGCCATTCGCTTCAATGACCTGGTTCTGATGCCGGATGGCTTCCCAAAAACCGCAAAACTTCTGGAAGATGCTGGCTACAACCTTCGCCAAATTGGCAATAGTGAAGCTGCAAAGCTGGATGGTGGCATGTCCTGTCTATCCTTGCGTTTTACACCCTCCAGATAATCGACCGACCTACAAATCAAGACATCAAAAAGGTTCGTTCATGATCTGGACGAGCCTTGTCTTTGCAAATATGCGCTTGCCAAGCGCTCACAACGGAAACAATTTCTCTTTTGGAAGCTCTAACAATGCTGCAGCAGAGGAAAAACCGATCTCAACCAGCTGTTTCTGACAGAGTTCGGAATCCGGCATACCGCCATTAATCCAGATGCCATCAATCAGACTATTCAAAGCGAATGCTTTTTGCGAGATCTGCTCCTTGGTAGGCGAAAGATCGCATTCCTTGTAAGCATCTGAAATCAAGGTCTCGAAAGCCTGAACGGTGTCCTTGTTGAATTTGCGGCGGATCTCTGCCATGACCGGGTCATTCTGCGCCAGTGGCAGAAAACTTGCCCAAAGAGAGACCATATCAGGGCTGATAATCGAGCTGGAAAGATTGGCTCGGATAAAACTACCAAGGCGTTCACATCCTTTCAGATCAGATCCTTCCATATCGTTAAACGCAGTCCTGAAAATAACATTGAGAAGCCGAATATAGGCAGCCTGAATAATCTTGTCCTTGGAGGTAAAATAGAAGCGGATCAGACCATTGGTTACCCCTGCTGTCTCTGCAATCTTGCGCACTGTGGTCTTGCCCAGACCGTGTGTGGCAATGCATTTCAGCGTGGCTTCAACCAGTTCTTCCTCGCGAGTATTGGATTCTCTATGGGTTACCATCGATTCAGGCCAGGCCCTCTATGAATTCATATTGCCAATTTTCGGTCAGCTTTGCACATCATTGATCGTGCCGTCACCTACAAAGCAGAATTTTTGACATTAGTTTCTGGTTCAGATGGGGTTGAAGAAATTTCCGTCTGCAAACTTTCTTTCAGGAGATCCAAAAATGTGATGGCAATTTGTGAGCGAACGCGAATTGAGGGTAGTAAAACCTGATATTGATAATAAACAAGGGGGGTAAAGGGACGGATCTGAATATTCAATGTTTGGGCAAAGCTATGTGCTGTTATGGGATCGATAATCGATAGTCCGGCGCCTTGCGCAACCATTTGGCAAACTGCAAAGGACAGCTGGGTTTCTATCTGCATCTTGCGCTCGATATTGGCTGCGGTAAAAATCGCATCAATCCGGGTACGAGTTGGATAATTACTGCCAAAAGAAATATAGTTCTGATTTGCAAAATCCTCCGGTCCAAGATGTTCTTTATAACAAAGTGGATGGCCATCGGGCAAAATGGCGACCATCGGGGCTTCC is a window encoding:
- a CDS encoding MFS transporter codes for the protein MVQAVAPVASLLFSVVLLLIGHGLQSTIIPLASKVMEFPDLSIGLAASAYFAGFVMGGIISPHLVVRAGHIRGFAVMVSSMSAAALLHPLLADQYAWILFRFTTGFCVAGLYLIIESWLNEFADNTNRGLIMSIYIVVNYAAFTTGQLLATLSDPENFFLFAIASIIISVAVMPVAMTKAAQPAPIAVVKLELFKVFRTAPAAIVAALLVGSVQGSHISFAAIYAVDKGYETLSQAPVFAAVFVIGGMIGQWPIGRISDRFDRRIVLLIISIFGILGSLLISSFDKAPFMLLLLMGGFIGAMVQPAYSLAAAHGYDHAETEGYVKMAAGLLVAFGIGSTLGPFITSIMMSYFGPDALFLFPAVMLALLCLYLVQRIVRKDAIQIEDKEGFDLAATSAAVGGIVTPELLSEEDKYVVVPNEWEAEPQDEEVQEEGKLDEEPESTSNIVNPEE
- a CDS encoding dimethylarginine dimethylaminohydrolase family protein; translation: MSRRSYTFTHAITRKPGSSITDGLRAVDTGSPSLQIFLQHHAEYVAALKSTGACVTELEAHEDFPDSVFVEDAALCLPEGAIAMRPGTPSRLGEAAEMKPILKEFYGRVLSIEGPGFIDGGDILTTEREILVGTSARTDCRGIEELRDLVKTWGYSVREVKTPKGVLHFKTDCSLLDEETILSTKRLDASGCFEGYRILHTAEGEEACANAIRFNDLVLMPDGFPKTAKLLEDAGYNLRQIGNSEAAKLDGGMSCLSLRFTPSR
- a CDS encoding TetR family transcriptional regulator C-terminal domain-containing protein — protein: MVTHRESNTREEELVEATLKCIATHGLGKTTVRKIAETAGVTNGLIRFYFTSKDKIIQAAYIRLLNVIFRTAFNDMEGSDLKGCERLGSFIRANLSSSIISPDMVSLWASFLPLAQNDPVMAEIRRKFNKDTVQAFETLISDAYKECDLSPTKEQISQKAFALNSLIDGIWINGGMPDSELCQKQLVEIGFSSAAALLELPKEKLFPL
- a CDS encoding aconitase X, giving the protein MTNSPIQTLFGQPFVSGTSTGEILATDTELSFWGGVDPIKGEVIDRHHPLSGQLLEGRVLALPGGRGSCSGSGVILQMLVNGKGPEAILVSRPDDIITLGVLIAREIFNRSIPVVMLDGPDFQHALQKKHALVADGQVIIGDQALDDNVIADTAPQPKLVSMELSDLDQAILDGEHGQAAQVAMKITLQMAQLVGATKLMDVKQVHIDGCVYTGEASLVFAQELRRMGGKVAVPTTLNSISVDYRRWRDQGVPSEFGEQASALADAYTDMGAQPSYTCAPYLLDSAPKQGDQIAWAESNAVVFANSVLGARTMKYPDFLDVCIALTGRAPAAGAHIEHNRKATLHVSFKAVSKTIDDDLYPLLGYQVGKLAGNRVAAVEGMAHLSPDHDDLKAFGAAFATISSAPMFHIVGVTPDAPDLASAMSLHEEIEHCVLGTEDLIESWQVLNKAENETVDFVSLGNPHFSLSEFARLASLCEGKSKAEAVEMVITSSRVMVKKAADAGHLAKIEAFGAKIVTDTCWCMIGEPVIPPSAHTILTNSAKYAHYGPGLTGRAFKLASLIKCVEAAISGKLPNLKPDWM